A single Tuberibacillus sp. Marseille-P3662 DNA region contains:
- a CDS encoding PIN domain-containing protein yields the protein MKQKLAIDTNIIIRLLTGDPNKLFKQAEQLVQEVEKGVLSFYVPSMIVAESCWVLESYYKVSKREIADTLIEFLQSDGVEVEEPWIINALNDFADNNVDFIDAYLAKKAQGSGLNVITWNEKDFRRLKCEFYTPNNLLGSKK from the coding sequence GTGAAACAAAAGTTAGCCATTGATACCAATATTATTATTAGATTGTTAACAGGAGATCCAAACAAACTTTTTAAACAAGCCGAGCAGCTCGTGCAGGAAGTTGAGAAAGGGGTTCTATCGTTCTATGTCCCGTCAATGATTGTGGCTGAATCGTGTTGGGTTTTAGAGTCTTATTATAAAGTCTCAAAGAGGGAAATAGCGGATACCTTAATAGAATTTCTACAGTCAGATGGGGTGGAAGTGGAGGAACCCTGGATCATTAATGCTCTAAACGATTTCGCGGATAACAATGTTGACTTTATTGATGCCTATCTTGCTAAAAAGGCCCAGGGCAGTGGTTTAAACGTCATAACCTGGAATGAAAAGGATTTTCGAAGGTTGAAGTGTGAGTTCTATACTCCAAATAATCTTCTAGGTTCAAAGAAATGA
- a CDS encoding SDR family oxidoreductase, which translates to MHINELFNLSGRNAIVTGGGRGLGEQMAIALAEAGANVVVCSRKLEACVGVSEKLKALNVKSIALACDVTDPDAVEHVVQTTVDELGSVDILVNNSGASWGAPALEMPLDAWQKVMNVNATGTFLMTQAAGKRMVDQGGGKIINIASIAGLLGTDPEVLNAVGYHASKGAVVAMTKDFAVKLAKNNVHVNTIAPGFFPTKMTKVVIEQGKDKLLDYTPLGRLGNDDDVKGAVVYLASKASDYVTGHVLTIDGGTHAM; encoded by the coding sequence ATGCATATTAATGAGTTGTTTAACCTTTCAGGAAGGAATGCGATTGTGACGGGTGGAGGCAGAGGGCTTGGCGAACAAATGGCTATCGCTCTTGCTGAAGCGGGTGCTAACGTCGTTGTCTGTTCACGGAAATTAGAAGCCTGCGTTGGCGTTAGCGAAAAATTGAAAGCGCTTAATGTGAAATCAATCGCCTTAGCGTGTGATGTTACAGATCCGGATGCGGTAGAACACGTGGTTCAGACGACGGTTGATGAGCTCGGTTCCGTTGATATTCTTGTTAATAATAGCGGAGCTTCATGGGGCGCACCCGCGCTCGAAATGCCGCTCGACGCTTGGCAAAAAGTCATGAATGTCAATGCGACAGGAACCTTCTTAATGACACAAGCTGCGGGCAAGCGCATGGTTGACCAGGGTGGTGGCAAGATCATTAACATTGCATCGATCGCCGGATTGCTTGGGACGGATCCAGAGGTGTTGAATGCCGTCGGTTACCATGCGAGTAAAGGCGCTGTCGTCGCCATGACCAAAGATTTTGCCGTCAAATTAGCGAAAAATAATGTCCATGTCAATACGATTGCACCCGGATTTTTTCCGACCAAAATGACCAAAGTCGTGATTGAACAAGGTAAGGATAAACTACTCGATTACACACCGCTGGGTCGGCTCGGCAACGATGATGATGTTAAAGGGGCCGTCGTTTATCTCGCTTCCAAGGCGTCTGACTATGTGACCGGTCATGTATTGACCATTGATGGCGGCACGCATGCGATGTAG
- the queD gene encoding 6-carboxytetrahydropterin synthase QueD, whose product MYQIPEKAQQLGADIQRDELKYHQKRVAVTKTFTFDAAHHLHAYEGKCKNMHGHTYEVVLTMSGYTNDIGMVIDFGELKQLYQAAIANRLDHRYLNEALPPMNTTAENIVVWMWETMALEIEKSGPATNGLRLEEVTLYETPTSSATIKREWMMDHA is encoded by the coding sequence ATGTACCAAATACCAGAAAAGGCCCAGCAGCTGGGGGCGGATATCCAACGTGATGAGTTGAAATATCACCAAAAACGCGTGGCTGTGACCAAGACCTTTACGTTTGATGCCGCACACCACTTGCATGCTTACGAAGGCAAGTGTAAGAACATGCACGGTCATACTTATGAGGTCGTGCTCACAATGAGTGGTTATACAAATGATATCGGCATGGTCATCGATTTTGGTGAGTTAAAGCAGTTATACCAAGCAGCTATCGCCAACCGGTTAGACCACCGATATCTGAATGAAGCTCTACCACCCATGAATACAACCGCAGAAAACATAGTTGTGTGGATGTGGGAGACGATGGCGTTGGAGATTGAAAAGTCAGGGCCTGCAACCAACGGCTTACGTTTAGAAGAAGTCACTCTGTATGAGACACCCACAAGCTCGGCAACAATCAAAAGAGAATGGATGATGGATCATGCCTAA
- a CDS encoding acyl-CoA thioesterase, whose product MQHETELKVRFVETDAIGHVNNVSYYIYLEQARIEFLESLGTAMTISDWKFVVVHMNLDFVGQSYFNDRLNVTTNIRRIGTKSFTLVHRIYRKETGETVVEGEAVLVYFNFDTQESESMPESLKNQLIPYQRSRETV is encoded by the coding sequence GTGCAACATGAAACAGAATTGAAAGTTCGTTTTGTAGAAACGGATGCTATCGGTCATGTGAATAATGTAAGCTATTATATTTATCTCGAACAGGCAAGAATCGAATTCTTGGAATCACTCGGGACTGCCATGACCATTAGCGATTGGAAGTTTGTCGTCGTTCACATGAATCTTGACTTCGTGGGTCAGTCCTATTTTAACGATCGGCTTAACGTCACGACAAACATTAGACGCATCGGAACGAAAAGTTTTACCTTGGTTCACCGGATCTACCGTAAAGAGACAGGGGAGACCGTTGTAGAAGGAGAGGCTGTTCTCGTTTACTTTAACTTTGATACACAGGAAAGCGAATCTATGCCTGAGTCGCTAAAAAACCAGTTAATCCCGTATCAACGTTCCCGGGAAACGGTATAG
- a CDS encoding 7-carboxy-7-deazaguanine synthase QueE: protein MPKTMTEWQLPVSSEYLQWKLPMVEIFETIEGEGTGQGFPTVFVRMFHCNLRCSWCDTPYSYAPDKPEYEATIAEIIERISQFSSQRICFTGGEPLIHREKSAALLQAMADLDHIQDIHIETNGAIDLTPYEHMRHTNAHINEKVRFVMDYKLPDSGETSKMIHTNFDLLTDIDEVKFVIGSDEDFSYTKQIIDQYHGYGQVLLSPVWDTMHPQTLVQKMLAEPMPNAKLSMQMHKVIWHPDTRGV, encoded by the coding sequence ATGCCTAAAACAATGACAGAATGGCAATTGCCCGTCTCATCAGAATATCTTCAGTGGAAACTACCCATGGTGGAAATCTTTGAAACGATCGAAGGTGAAGGCACAGGACAAGGCTTTCCGACAGTGTTTGTTAGGATGTTTCATTGCAATCTCAGATGCAGTTGGTGTGATACCCCTTATAGTTACGCACCGGATAAGCCTGAATATGAGGCGACGATTGCGGAGATTATTGAACGGATCAGCCAGTTTTCCAGTCAACGCATTTGTTTTACCGGCGGCGAGCCACTGATCCATCGTGAAAAGTCAGCTGCCCTTCTGCAAGCTATGGCGGACCTTGATCATATTCAAGATATTCATATTGAAACCAATGGCGCCATCGACTTAACCCCTTATGAACATATGCGGCATACCAATGCTCACATCAATGAAAAAGTTCGATTTGTGATGGACTACAAACTCCCAGACTCTGGTGAAACAAGCAAAATGATCCACACCAATTTTGATCTGCTCACAGACATTGATGAAGTGAAGTTTGTCATTGGTAGTGATGAAGATTTTAGTTATACGAAGCAAATCATTGACCAATATCATGGGTACGGACAAGTACTGCTAAGTCCGGTTTGGGACACTATGCATCCGCAAACTTTAGTACAAAAGATGCTAGCTGAACCTATGCCCAATGCCAAACTCAGCATGCAAATGCACAAAGTGATCTGGCATCCGGACACACGCGGCGTATAA